The DNA region CATTGGCATCATTCAATCCAAAGTAGCAATCTTTAAAAACACTAGCATATTGCTGAAAGTCTTTAAGTGTGAAGTCTGACCCTGATTGGAATCCAAACTTCTCCTCAGGCTCAGAAGCAACATTAGCTTCAGAACCTGATTTGGCAGTTCTCCTACCCATGCCCATCTTTGACTGTTTTCTATGTTTTCGTTTCCTTCCCCTAATTTTCTTTCTCATGGGCTCCCTGTTCTGAAGCAAGTCAATTTGCTGAATACGAGTGGGAAATTTTGCATTTTCCCATAAATCTTTCTCCTTAAGAGGGCAAGGTGGTACCCAGCAAGCTGGAGGGACAATCCTACATATGCCATAAAGTTCAGCTTGGGGGCGAATCTTAGCTATGTAACCAAGTGTGTCTTCAAACTCCTGATAAGAAGAGGATAAACAAAAAGTTAATTCAAAATACAATATAACCACCGCCAAAAATactatgataatgataattataagtACCTCAATAGTTGGATAAAACACAGGTGCTTCATCGACTATAGGCCGGCATGCGTCAACTGGATCCCATCTGGCTGATATCTGCAACATGACAACAATATGCATAGtcatttttaaatcaatttttcttttgaatttccaAACTGATATGTATAGGAAATATGTTTAAAAGACTGAAATTAGTATCTGACTTCATTGAGTATACCAAGACACATTCACAGCACAGTAGATCATGCTAAATACCTTTCTATGCCGTGAACTGCCAGGAGACTCAAGTGTGTTTTCCATTTCTGGCTTATGCCTAAGAGGATTATCCTGCAAAGTATCACATGTATGGATGCTAAATTTGTTGACTCGATAAAAATTGATAGGGAGAAACATCAAAGTTTAACACAAAATGTCTTTTCCAAAGGATTGATTCAAACACTGTAACAGCTTAATTTCAAGCATTTATGTTGTTTCACCAGCTATAAATCATGTAAAAATTACGGAGTTTCTGGTAAAGGCAGAACAGTGAATCAATCATGCAGTTAGTGTCATCTAATCTTCTAAAACAAGTTATACAACATTGATGCCCTTCATTTGCTTATGCTGGTAAGGTATCAGCAGTGTATGCCATGAGACAGATTTTAAGTTTGATTGAATCCTCAACTAACAGTATTGATTCATCAGGTGATGCAAGGTTGGAGATAGCTCTCAGAATTCAAAGACAACACGAAGCAAAATTTCAGTATCAAATGTAAAACCAAAACGATTTTCGTACTTTGGCATCATTCAGGTTACTTACatcatatttgaataaaaactcTTCAAACagcagtgcaaaaaaaaaacgcTTCAAACAGTTACAAAAAGACTCACTAGATTTAAGGGAATCACATTTTTATAGCTCAATCAAAAAAACCTTCCTCTTATTTTAAGCTTTAATAAGATAGACTGATAGAGCATTagattaatattttcaaattccaAATGTGCATGCAATGCTCTTGAAACCAAATAATGTAAATGCAATTCAATACAAAACGAGAACCAACAAAAGATTAGGTGATCCAATGCTAGACATAAAACATTCCAAAAAGCTAAACAAACCAGTCCACCACCAGGGTGAGAAATTTCCAATCTTTCCAAACcccagaaaacaaaagaagtcatataacatataaaaaccatcctacagtaaaaaaaattaagggtttACAATTCCTGAGTAAATTAACATCATCCTTCAGGGGAGCAGAAATTAGCACGGGAACTAAACTAGTAATATCAAATATGACACAACAATAGCTATCACAAGCGAAAACACACAATCACAACGTCTTAAGCAGAATGAGAAAAGActaaaaagaaacaaaggaacgaaggaaggaaaagatacacaaaaaataacatcagttttcaaatTCCATAAACAAGGAAAAGATCTGCAATTTGTGATGATCCACAATAACAGAGGATGGAAAATCTGAACAGAGTAGCAGCACATGAATAAGAAGCGCTCTAGGACACGTACCACATTGTCAAGGTTTAAATCAccaaatgagaaaaaaagaaagaaaagaaagaaaagaaagaaaagaaagaaccaACCTCTTTGGCGTGAGTTTCTGCAGCCAATTTCAACTGTTTCAttcaatgaaaaatgaaagataaacccAATTGAATAAGTTATTGAGCCTGCAACAAGAACAGAACAGAGGCCATTGTAACTAACCTTATCAGACCAAAGAGACATTCCACAAAGCAGTTTCCCACTTATCTATCTATTACCCAACTAACTGACCCCAAAAACAACAAATGCAGAACACAAACGTACTCAATGCAGCAAAATTCTTCCCGAGAAGTTGTTTCCAGGTTCTGAAGGAAAAACAGCAGTTGCGTACAAAAGAATTAACCACGGAAATTGCTTCACAAATCAAACGAAAATCCAAATGTAAATTCAATTGcatgtatacatatattttattttatttattgtatctATGTATGTACTACCAATGAATGAATGTAGCAACCCCCAaaatttgttgtgaaattgcaaaagaataaaaattctaCAAATCTTGGATTCTAAATTCTAATGCCCAAGAAATCAAATAGCTGCAGAGGCACTTTTTtgtaagataaaaatagaaacaaaagaatAGAGTGGGCATATAAACCATGTAATATATTTTGACAGGTGTAATgggaaacaaaattaaataaataattattgaaaataatggGATGGATACGAAGTCCCAGGTGAAGCCCCAACAACAGTCGTTACACTTGCACAGTTACACTACACTACAAAAAGATTTTAATTccattaataatgataataaattatttgtaccAAATAAACgacaataatattaataataaaaattacttttattatcattctgaaaaagaaaaacaaatcttTTAATATCGTTGGGAAAATAAGGGGACACAAAAGAAAGTGAACTGCTGTCTGTACTTGGAACACCTTTGCTCTAATAAAATTTGTTGtcgtttatatattttaataacttaattATCTACTTCTAagataatattttgtaaaatgtaGATAAACGATCTTATACCCGCAATGAGTTGTCTTAATTCTTATCActgatttaaatttaagtcttactaaaatttaatttatcactttttttGCTGCTCTATTACCTTTATATCAAGTTATCAACCATcatcaataatatataaaataaaaaattaatcatagtaactcacaaaaatagcaTTACACGTTTTCATAACTTCGGCTCACCAAAAATAAAACCGTTTTCATAActtctcattattattattatcagagtacattttttttaagagaaattattATCAGAGTACATAAAAAGTATCatcttcaataaataaaaagtattaatagcatattcttaatatttaataatagatatctcttcaaaaaaaatatttaataatagaatatatttttttgttaaaagatatatatactAATTTCTATGAATAATCTATATCTCATTTCTAAGAATGGGTCAGCTCAGCATAtcatctaataataaaaaaatatttaaaaatttgttagtagatttattgttgataaaaatactcagaaatttaaaaagttgtcaGTAGATTTATTTTTGATGAAATTCCTGGCAGTCTAAGTTGTATAAAGTAATCTAAAGGTGAAGAAGGTGTTTACTGTTTAGTGGGCGCAGTATTTTAACTGAATGAATGGCACGTTTCGCTAGCTTGCTTTCTTGGTCACTGTCTCGTTTGCAGCATTTCTCTTTTGCTTCGCCAGATAAAACCAAGTTTGGATAACCGTCACACCCAAATAtgttcaaaataaaatacataaaaagtatttttttttagaagaaaaagtaCAATCAACATGTAAGAATACATTCAAAAGGATTATCTAAACATGAGTTTAATATGTCCCCTACAATCTCTATAATTGTTTttacctttttcatttttgctCTTAAAACTTTTTCATTTATACGAGTTAATGTCCCTTTTTCATGCTTGTATTTACCTCTCTCTTTAGGGGATCCTTTGCAACACCATCAGCATCAACCTCAACTTCTATATACTATTAGAAAACAGTTTTTTTACTTCGATTCTTTGACCTATTCTATATTAGTTATGACGTCGTCGAGGAAACCAACTACATCCCCCCATAGAAAATAGAGACCAAGGAGCACCAATCAGATGTAGAGAGTCCATCATAAGACTATTAAGTGAAGTACGTGTGCGTCGTAGAATCTAAAGACTACTTACAAATAGGGTCAATTTTGAattcacattaattaattagcacTGAACTGCTTGGATTCTAAATTATAATCCCCCTCGActgttttttcttcaatctaCAATCACTTGCGATTAAAAACTATGTTTTATCATCCACTCTTCTTATAAGTTTGATCTAGTTTAAAGTTCATATTGATATTTCATGCTAAATTCTGATCCCCTTTTTTATTGcacaaataaatacataaacaatGATTctgcaaataaaaaagaattgatgaaatttcatatgtctattttttaatttgaaaatcttgTGCTTAGACATAcgacaaaaaaaaagtgaaatataatttcttttaatatctTTTCTTAACTTGTAATGTCTTATCCTAGTCGATCGgtcatttaataatatatttatgaacgaacaatcaattatataataaaaaatttaattttttacacaaaaatatatttaaaatacatgCAATATAACTGAAAAGAGTTAAagagaaattttatataaataattatacatcTTTATTACCCTAAAAGAAATTTGGGAATATCCTCCCAAACCTCACAAGCATGTCTATCATTTCATAGTTATATCCAAAAGAAATCAAGAATCaacaacataataaataaataaattatatatatataattcaccTTTTTACTTTGAAGCAATTCAAGATCAACAATAAAATGgtgtaagatattttttaaagaaaaaacaaagattAATTCAATTCTTAAAGTAGTACAGAAGTATCATACCTTGACCTTGCAGATCTCTTTTAACAATAATGTTATCTTCACTTGTAGATCTTGTTTGGAGATGAAGATTCACTTCATGCcagaaaatcaaatttaataaatatttaaaatctagtcatgcatggaagaaaaaaaaccacaaaaagaTGATCGCAATCACAACAAAAAAGTGACAGTTTTCTTAAGACAAATCAAATATGTGCGACATGAAATGTTTTAAGAGTTGAAATATTTTTGAAGCTAAGGTGAGAAGAAACTAACCTCTGATGAATTTTGTGAAATTTGAGAGCAGTACTTGTCTTTCTCCTTTTGTTGACTCCTTGGAACTCTTATAAACCCAAAGAAGGGCATGTTTGTCCgattaacaatatataaaatttttaatgaaaaaattgacaTAACTGAACATATAGTCATTAATTAAACGAAAATGTAATTTATcccatgaaaagaaaaagttacataaaaaatgaagtGGCAAAGTATCAGCCCACATATGCTAAAGTCTCACACcaatataatatgttaaaagTAAATAATGAGTGCATTTTTGTGCTTTAGtataagaaaatgaagaaagacaaaaataaaaataaaaaaatgtaatgaattattttacttaaatttgtatttttgtaCTTTAGTCCCAcaccaatatatatttttgttaagtattctaatatttttctactttaatctatatttttatatgtttttattttaataatttatttctatatgtaccaataataataataaattatgtgatgTAATATGATGGAAAGATTTAAagagaaagtaaataaaaagtaaaaatattatatgaaaattggaagaaaaaaaacataactgaGGTAACAATAGAAGTGATAtggttgaaagaaaaaaaaaacaagacagGCGGTAGGGTGTGACTAATGGTAATTATTTGacgtaatatatattattaatattaaatgttcagttttttaattataactaaattgaagcaataaaatttttaataaggaACCTACCTTATTTAGTTAAATAGGCATGAGTgctgtaaatatttttaataatgtcttcaattattaaaataaaaatattaaaatatagatcaaaatagaaatttcttaaaaaaaagttgtttattAAAACTGtagaataaaaaagtaaaatattatgttttttagtAGACTGATTTCTGCATGCATAAtggaccaattttttttttaacaatccaTAGTTATGCATTATTTTGGGTCTGTCCTATTTAATCCGCAGATTATGTGAGTTTAATTTGCAGGTCCGTATAAGCCTACTTACCACCCGTGTCTCTCTTTCATAAATATGGAGTATGTTTGACCGaactttttttctccttttaagaAAAAGTTAGGCCAGACACTTTTACATCAAAAGCTCAAggagtttatttttattgcaaaaagcatgaaaaaaagtttttaaataatatggTTCCTCTCACCCAACATCTAATATGTATTTGATACAAGTGTGGAAAATTGAATGTTTGTTACTTCAAAATTTTAAGTAATGAAGATGAGTTGATTAGAAACATGATAATTGATAAGAAAACAAAGTTTGATAAATATTGGAGTCATTATAGCAACGTGTTTTTCTTTGGGTGCATTCTAGATTCACgctttaaaattaaacttttgaaGTAGTGTTATTCAAAACTTGGTCTTGAAGTTGTATACTTTATATAATGAGTATGTTCAAATGTATTCCAAAGAAACAACAAACAATGTTGGTTTAAGTCAAGGTTCATCAGAAGAGATCATGGCTATTACTAGTACTAGAAGTATTGCTTAAAGTTGATGTTATGTATATAAGTCAAGgtttcacttaatttttttaactatcaatcATTTATTCTTGTTTACTTTgactaactattttttatttttgtggaaTTAATGTAGGAGTTTatacaatttgaatatgaagaTATATCGCAAGTGGGTAAATCTCAACTAGATACATATTTGGAAGAGTCAAATCTTCCAAATAAATATCATCCCAATCTTGGTGTTTTGCAATATTGGAAGGTCAATCAAACTCGGTTTCCCGATCTTTCATTGTTGGCTTGTGATTTTTTAAGTATCCAAATTACAATTGTGGCTTCAAAATCGACATTTAGTATTGGCTCATGGGTGCTTAACAAATATCAAACTAGGCTTCTTGCCGACAAACATGGAAGCCTTAATATGTACTAAAAATTGGTTACTAGAATTTGATGTGTAAGGTAAATATGTCTTTTAATCACTTAACTTGAgttaattctaatatttattattattttgagttttaggaaaagaagatgaagaggGAGAAGACTCAAACTACTTCAAATATGGAATtatttgttgttggagatgtttaagtttcatattttagatttattatttagattttcttttattaagacattatttattttattgatgtaattgactaattgttgagattttatttacatttgtgttgaacttaatttgattgtgttgtttttttgttaaaatggtatttttttaaaaaactaggcCTACGGACCAATCCGTCTAACCACAAAGGTAAACCAATTCATTAAGTCCGTGTAAGAGTACGAGACAGACTAGTCCAACCTGTTGCCAATACGAAGTTACGTGGACAGACCTTATGTGAAACAAGTTTATCTACTTACCCACCCCTAATTATATTAATGTTGACAAACATTTAagtaagagagaaaaataaataacaaatactaaacaaaaaacacacacaaataAAGAGCTTACTATCTAGTTAAGATACCATAAACTTGTTTTGGGGGGTTGGAGAAGGTACCATATACTAATATAACATATGCTGGACTTAATCTAGCATACAAtcataacaaaataattaattaagacaaatatatcaaattacagataaaaaataaataaatgtaataaatgaaTGCACAAATACTAATATTCAGGGAGAACTTTCTAACAATCGAGCAGTAAGATCAAGAGCTTGTACTCCATCGACCCTTAACATGCAAATTAATTGTCACTTGTAGTAGGTGTTGGGTATGGGATAGTATACTACACTGATAATGGATAAACTGTAGTGATTCGTCAAAAACGTTTTTGCATAATTCACCTTAATCACAACCTAGAGTCACAACGACTCCATCCACATAAACATGTGATGATGATCCACATAAACATGTGATGATGTGTAAACGTTCTCAAGATATCTCTGACATGCATCCAGCAACTATGATATAATTATAGTCAGTTTTATTAGAGTTGACATccataaaaatattactaagaaatttcttttttttttcttatttcttaataTCATTTTCTAATATTACAATAGTTATGAAGTTATAAGTTGATTTGTGATTCAAGAGAGAAGGATACAGAGAGGTCGtcaattcaaattctttctatccacaaaaaattaaacatatattatcaatataCTCATTAAATGCATTAATTCGTTACTAATTAATCTagaacaacaataaaaaatacttggagtaaattaaaatataggcGATTTACCACATCTCATTGTATCAAATCTTACTTTCACATCCCCTTTTcgaatttgaaatttataattttatttcatctttatTAACTTTTCCGGAAATGTTTTCTCGTAATTAAATTATTCTAATCCTATCTTCTTTGAATTTTATGGAGATCGATCTCATCTTACACCGTAATCTTCTTAAAATAACTACAACCATCTTTGTTATTACTGAGTGttagaattgtttttttttttatatatacgaTAGACTAAGTATTACAgttgttattaataatatatagtaatattagtatcattttgttattcttttatcagttattatgataattttggttattattttgttattctaaGTCCTAGATCACTAAgaatcaaatttattaatttttttctctcactccAGACATCCCATCATTTTCATTTAAGGTAATTTCCTCTCTTAGTATTTggctaatttattatatatatatatatatataatcccaTCCTGTAGGAGATACTTTGGCTAGTTTATCACTGTTGTGAATTATAATGGAcaagaaaaaacattaacttaatttcaaaacaGCCAATGCAGTTGAGAGAGGAGAGCAAGACAATTGGCAAAAAAGTCAGAGGAGATTCATGCCACCAAcatattaacattaattttatacaaaacTAAGAAAGTCCATGTAATCAACGCATTTATTTGTGGTCCTGACACAACTAAATACATATATATCACACACTGGAATAATGAACTAAAACAGGTGAATATAGAAAGCAGGATATGAATGTCATGCATTAGTTCTAAGCATGAAGGTGCTAAATGCGATTTAGCTTGAGCATCTTGGTGATAGACATCACTGTAACAACGAGGAGGAGAATGAGGCCAACGAAAGAGGCAATGAGGGCAACACCACCTCGGTTGCAGTATGCTTCGAATTTGTCACATATCTTATCCCACCTTGCATGTGAATTACCATTCCTTCCTAATTCTGCCATGAATGTTGCTGCACCATCTCCAGTTGCTGCTAGAGCCATCGTCATCTTCACCCCAAAAGAATGAAACtagtcattttaatttatttatgaaaacagtgtaaaattatattaaaagagcctattattcaatttcaactgattgaaccttttaaaataaaaagctaGGCTGCTTCCATTACCTCTCTGGATCAGGCCCAAAATTGACTTTATATATGATTAGATAACCActtaaagatttttatatttaacattagtcgtaaattctaattaaattcttaatttaaataaaaagaatttgtaAAAGTGAAGGTGACTCAAAAATTAAGGATCATTCAGTACCACGTCTAATATTGCAATCAGTCCAAGACGAAGTTCTTTGTAATCATATTGTGGTCCTAATATCTCCACTCCTATCACCACCATGTTATAGAAACTGGCAATTGCATTGACTATCACGAAGAATCTGCCTCACCATAAATAACACAATATAAGAAAGTCAATAATATAGTATAATAAATATAGCAATGTTAAAAAAGTGTAAACGAAAACAAAAAGGAGAATTAGACATGGTTTGTAGAACTAACATAAAAGCTGGAGTGTGCTGAAGCATTGCAGTAAGAGTGATTGTTACTGGGTTAGTGCCAATGGTGGCAACTACCATGCTTTTGGTTTGTTTGTTGAATGCCATAACAAGCGTAGCAGATGCTGTGGCCAAAAATGCGACCACCCTAAGGGACAAATTAACCCAATCCTTCTTGGGCTTGGGATCAGGAACAACACTGAAAGCAAGTTCTAGTTTGTCTCCATTTTCTGAGGCCATTGTGCAAGTATTTACCAGTTAATTACCGTAGTCAGAAAATGATTGGAGATGATGCAAATGGTCTAAGGAGAGGGATGAGTTATTATAGATAGGATAAAGCAAAATTGATCAACCATATCATTTGTTAAGTCTAAGAAGCCAAATATGGGTTCTGTCTGTAAATTCTTAAGGTTGTCGAACCAACTTACATTCAGTTGTTGTTAATTGGTGAGAAATATGTGAGTAGCTGCAactccaaaatttcaatttaactattaattgtttatttttaaaaaataaaataaagtagtgTTTCATATATACCATACACACACCCGTACGTGTATGAAGTTAaacacaacaataataatttataattattataaaaaaataatctcatttaatgtttttttttatttttatctcaatTATTAGAAACTActgtactattttattttaacttccaCTAAAAACTATACATAAAGTTAACTTTCAAGTTCATGACACAAAATGcctattttgtaataataataataataatgataataataataataataataataataatcgatAAGCATGTAACATGAATAAATTGACATATTGCTACAGGTTCAAACTTTATATTAACTTTGCCTAATTTAACTTTGACA from Glycine soja cultivar W05 chromosome 8, ASM419377v2, whole genome shotgun sequence includes:
- the LOC114424384 gene encoding CASP-like protein 1B1, whose protein sequence is MASENGDKLELAFSVVPDPKPKKDWVNLSLRVVAFLATASATLVMAFNKQTKSMVVATIGTNPVTITLTAMLQHTPAFIFFVIVNAIASFYNMVVIGVEILGPQYDYKELRLGLIAILDVMTMALAATGDGAATFMAELGRNGNSHARWDKICDKFEAYCNRGGVALIASFVGLILLLVVTVMSITKMLKLNRI